Proteins co-encoded in one Octopus sinensis linkage group LG6, ASM634580v1, whole genome shotgun sequence genomic window:
- the LOC115213236 gene encoding uncharacterized protein LOC115213236 encodes MAPPGSVSYEVFKITLINRTSESQQLLISEELDDKTPSQLLRRMKQLLGDESLPEKILKQLFLQRLPSNTQVVLTSTRENTPIEELAELADKIAEVLHKYPTVSTVTPAAPSTNPFHAQTSSSEISDLRALMMQQAAQIQILTAQMQALKLSPQRRSTSQS; translated from the coding sequence ATGGCACCACCCGGTTCTGTTTCGTACGAAGTTTTTAAAATCACGCTGATAAACAGAACCTCCGAATCGCAACAGCTTCTGATATCGGAAGAATTGGATGACAAAACGCCATCCCAGCTTCTTCGTAGAATGAAACAGCTTCTCGGAGATGAAAGCCTCCcagaaaaaatattaaagcaGCTTTTTCTCCAGCGTCTGCCCTCCAATACCCAGGTTGTTCTCACTTCTACCAGAGAAAATACACCCATTGAAGAACTGGCGGAGCTAGCTGACAAAATAGCCGAAGTACTGCACAAATATCCAACGGTATCGACGGTGACGCCAGCCGCTCCCAGTACCAATCCTTTCCATGCACAAACCAGTTCTTCCGAGATTTCGGACTTGCGTGCATTAATGATGCAGCAAGCTGCTCAAATACAGATCCTCACAGCCCAAATGCAGGCCCTAAAGCTTAGTCCCCAGCGTCGAAGCACCAGCCAATCGTGA